The following DNA comes from Phytohabitans rumicis.
GCCGGCGGCCCACCTCGGCGCGGCCGCCGGCCCCCGATCCGCGGCAGGCGGAGCAGGAACCCGAGCCGCAGCCGCCGGTCGAGGAGCCCGCGCGTGACGTCGACACGCTCGCCGTCCTCGTGGCCCAGACCGTGGCCGGCCTGCAGGGCAGTTCCAGCGGCGAGGTGACCGCCTCGACGCTGAAGCGCACCCTGCTCCGCAAGGACCCGACGTTCAGCGAGTCCGACTACGGGTTCCGCACGTTCGGCGAGCTGTTGCGGCACCTCGCCGAGCGCAACGTGATCGAGTTGGCCGAAGGCCCCGCCAAGGGCGACCCCGAGGTCACCCTTCCCGAACACGGCGATCGGGAGGTGGCGTTCGAGCTGCTGCGCGTCGTGGTCCTGGACCTGACCGGCGGCGACGGCTCGGTCGCCCTTTCCGGTCTCAAAAACCAGCTTCGCCGGGTACGGCCGGACTTCAGCGAGAAGAAGCTCGGCTATCGCAGCTTCCTTCAGTTCTGCAAGGCGGCGGCCACCACCGGCGCGGTCGCTCTACAGTGGAGCCCCGACGCCGACGACTATCTGGTCACAGCTGGACCCGGACGTCCTGCGCCGCCTCCTCGATGACCTTGTCGAGCGCCGGCCAGGTCCGGTTCAGGAACTGCTCGAACTCGGACTTCGCGAACCCTCCGGCCGAGACGTTGACGATCTTTGCGGTACTGGTCAGGACCTCGACCAGGCGGCTGGTCGGCACCCCGTCGGGAAAGTCGATCTTCTCCACGCTGGCGCGGTAGGCGTCGAGCGCGTCCGCGATCGCTCGCATGTGGTCGCCGGCCCGTTGCAGCTTGGGGTCGAGCAGTTGACCGCCGGTCGCGGCCTTGACCTCGCTCTCGACCTGCGGCAGCGCGTCGTCGACGCGCGAGCGGAACTCGTCCGAGGCGTCGGCGAAGTCGCCGGCGGGGCCGCCGCCGAGCTGCGTGACGACGACGATCACGGTGACGGCGATGAGCACGGCCGCCGCCCCGATCGTCGCCGGCAGCCACCAGCGTCGCTGTCGCGTGCGCACCGGCGCGGGAACCTGAGGCGGCGCGAGCTCTTCGTCGGTCACGACTGGACCATAGTGGACCCATTCAACCCGCCGCTCGTGCGTTGCGCGCCGATCAAGGACTTCCGCGCGGATCAAGGGCATACGGCCGTGGAAAAGAGATCGAACCACGACCGTACGCCCTTGATCGACGGGAAGGTCCTTGATCGACACGGCTGAGGGTGGCGTGGGACGGGTGGGACGCGGGGTGCTGAAGCGCGCTTGAACAGGAAAGGGCTTGCCTCGATCGCGGCTCGGCAACGGTTTCAACGACCTCTTGACGGCCTTTGAAATCTGCCCTTAACGTGACCCTCACAGGTCATAATGAAACGTTTTAACCGGGAGGCTGATGTGCCCGAGCGGCAGGGAGGCGAAGCGCCGCTGTTGGCCTTGTCCGGTGTCCGGAAGTCGTTCGGCGCCGTGCACGCCCTCATCGACGTGCACCTGGAGCTGTACGCGGGCGAGGCGCACGCGCTGGTAGGGGAGAACGGCGCGGGCAAGTCGACGCTGGTGAAGGTGCTGGCCGGGGTACACGCCCGGACGCGGGCACGGTGACGCTGGACGGGGAGCCGCTGCTGCTGGGCGGGCCGGCCGACGCGCGGGCCGCCGGCATCGCGGTGATCTACCAGGAGCCGACGCTGTTTCCGGACCTGTCGGTGGCGGAGAACATCTTCATGGGGCGGCAGCCGCTGCGGGGACTGCGGCGCATCGACGGCGCGGCGATGCGGCAGCGGGCGGCCGAGCTGTTCGCGCGGTTGGGCGTACACCTGGATCCGGATCGGCCGGCGCGAGGGCTGTCGATCGCCGATCAACAGCTCGTGGAGATCGCGAAGGCGCTGTCTTTTGACGCCCGGATTTTGATCATGGATGAGCCGACGGCGGCGCTGTCCGGCGTGGAGGTCGAGCGGCTCTTCGCGGTGGTCCGGTCGCTGCGCGAGCACGGTGCGGCGGTGCTGTTCATCTCGCACCGCTTCGACGAGGTGTTCGCGCTCTGCCAGCGGATCACGGTGATGCGGGACGGGCGGTGGGTGTCCTCGGACCGGGCGGAGGACCTGGACGTGAGCACCCTGGTGCGGCGGATGGTCGGTCGGGAGGTGTCCCAGCTCTTCCCGAAGGAGGAGACGCGGGCCGGTGAGGTGCTCCTGGACGTGCGCCACCTGACCCGCGACGGCGTCTTCGAGGACGTCAGCTTCGCGGTGCGCGGTGGGGAGATCGTCGCGCTGGCCGGCCTGGTCGGTGCGGGTCGCAGCGAGGTGGTCCGGGCGGTGTTCGGCGTCGACCGGTACGACTCGGGCGAGATCCGGGTCGGCGGCACGCGCCTGCCGCGGGGGCGGCCGGCGGCGGCGATGGCGGCCGGGGTGGCGCTGGTGCCGGAGGACCGCCGCCAGCAGGGCCTGGTGATGGAGCTGTCGATCGAGCGCAACGCCACGCTGACCCGCCGCTGGTCGCTGTCCCGGCTCGGCCTGCTGGGCCGCGGGGCGGAACGGCGCGCCGCGCAGACGTGGACGCGGCGGTTGCAGGTCAAGGCCGGCCGGCTGGCCGACCCGGTGTCCACATTGTCCGGTGGCAACCAGCAGAAGGTGGTGCTGGCCAAGTGGCTGTCCACGATGCCGAAGGTGTTGATCGTGGACGAGCCGACCCGGGGCATCGACGTGGGCACGAAGGCGGAGGTGCACCGGCTGATGTCGCAGCTGGCCGGTGAGGGCGTGGCCGTGCTGATGGTCTCCAGCGAGTTGCCGGAGGTGTTGGGCATGGCGGACCGCGTGCTGGTCATGCACGAGGGCCGGCTGGTCTCGGAGATCGCCCGGGAGGCCGCCGACGAGGAGTCGGTGATGCTGGCCGCGACCGGTCAGGGGGCGAAGTCGTGACCACCGCGACCAAGCCGGCCCCCGGCCCCACTCGAGCGCGCGGCGACGTACGGGGCGCCCACCGGCTGTTCGTGGTGCGGGAGCTGGGCATCGCCCTCGCCCTCATCCTCCTGATCACGGTGACGACGATCTCCAACCCGCGGTTCCTGAACGCGCAGGGCCGCAAGGACCTGATGCTCGGCGCGACCATCCTGGTCGTGCTGGCCGTCGGGCAGGCCATCGTCGTCATCACCCGCAACGTCGACCTGTCCGTCGGCTCGGTGCTGGGGCTGTCCGCGTTCGCGACCGGCAAGCTCTTCCTGGCGATGCCGGACGCGCCCATCGTGCTGGCCCTGCTGGCCGGTGTCGGCCTGGGCCTGCTGTGCGGAATCGTCAACGGCGCGCTGATCGCGGTCGCCCGCGTCCCGGCCCTCGTGGTCACCCTCGGCACGCTGTACGTGTTCCGCGGCATCGACTACTCGTGGGCGGCCGGGCAGCAGATCAACGCGGCCGACATGCCGCGCGGGTTCAAGAACATGGGCACACAGACCCTGCTCGGGGTGCCGGTGCTGGCGTTGTTCGCGGTCGTGGTGCTGCTGGTCGCCGGGTTCTACCTGCGCAACTACCGCTCGGGCCGGGAGCTGTACGCGATCGGGTCGGACCCGGCCGCGGCCCGGCTGTCCGGGATCCCGGTCGGCAAGCGGGTCTTCGCCGCGATGGCGGTCTCCGGCGGGCTGGCCGGTCTGGCCGGCGTGCTGTACGCGGCCCGGTTCGGCACCCTCGACGCCGCCGCCGGCACCGGCATCGAGCTGAACGTGGTCGCCGCCGTCGTCGTGGGCGGGGTGGCCATCTTCGGCGGCTCCGGCTCGGTGTACGGGGCGGCGCTGGGCGCGGTGCTGCTGTCCACGATCGGTGCCGCGCTGCCGGTACTGCGGATCGACCCGTTCTGGCAGCAGGCGGTCGTCGGCGCGCTGAT
Coding sequences within:
- a CDS encoding PIN domain-containing protein gives rise to the protein MAFDFRPIADALAERGRVVVRRAYADWSFFDEDRRMLTRSHVELIEIPQRMGASRKNAADIKMAVDAVELAFERGYISTFVICTGDSDFTPLVHKLRELNKRVIGVGVEKSTSALLPPACDEFLYYDRLEGVDIPPVRSRRPTSARPPAPDPRQAEQEPEPQPPVEEPARDVDTLAVLVAQTVAGLQGSSSGEVTASTLKRTLLRKDPTFSESDYGFRTFGELLRHLAERNVIELAEGPAKGDPEVTLPEHGDREVAFELLRVVVLDLTGGDGSVALSGLKNQLRRVRPDFSEKKLGYRSFLQFCKAAATTGAVALQWSPDADDYLVTAGPGRPAPPPR
- a CDS encoding ATP-binding cassette domain-containing protein, with the protein product MVGREVSQLFPKEETRAGEVLLDVRHLTRDGVFEDVSFAVRGGEIVALAGLVGAGRSEVVRAVFGVDRYDSGEIRVGGTRLPRGRPAAAMAAGVALVPEDRRQQGLVMELSIERNATLTRRWSLSRLGLLGRGAERRAAQTWTRRLQVKAGRLADPVSTLSGGNQQKVVLAKWLSTMPKVLIVDEPTRGIDVGTKAEVHRLMSQLAGEGVAVLMVSSELPEVLGMADRVLVMHEGRLVSEIAREAADEESVMLAATGQGAKS
- a CDS encoding ABC transporter permease, translating into MTTATKPAPGPTRARGDVRGAHRLFVVRELGIALALILLITVTTISNPRFLNAQGRKDLMLGATILVVLAVGQAIVVITRNVDLSVGSVLGLSAFATGKLFLAMPDAPIVLALLAGVGLGLLCGIVNGALIAVARVPALVVTLGTLYVFRGIDYSWAAGQQINAADMPRGFKNMGTQTLLGVPVLALFAVVVLLVAGFYLRNYRSGRELYAIGSDPAAARLSGIPVGKRVFAAMAVSGGLAGLAGVLYAARFGTLDAAAGTGIELNVVAAVVVGGVAIFGGSGSVYGAALGAVLLSTIGAALPVLRIDPFWQQAVVGALILAAIGLDRALTARIAHRLRGRRARGA